The nucleotide sequence GCTATCGGAAAAACTTGGGTCCCGCATTGATCTCGACCGTATTTGGGCAAAGCAAGCAGTTTCCTCTGAGCTTCTTTCGCAGATTGCAGTTTGGGCCAAGGAAGTCAACGATGTGCTACATTCCTCCGCCGGTGGTCGCATGGTTTCTGAATGGGCCAAGCGGCCAGAATGCAAAGAAGCAGTGATGAGCGCCAGCTACTCGATAGCCGCTTCCAACATACCAGAGGTCAAGGTGGGGTAGGATATCCATGACGGAGGCAATCGACATTGGGGGATCGGCGCATGGCTGACATCGTGCCACCATCGGTCAGAAGTCGAATGATGTCCGGCATCAAGGGTAAGAACTCTCAGCCCGAGATGCTGGTCAGGCGTATGTTATTTGCCGCTGGATTCAGATTTCGGCTGCACCGACGCGACTTGCCAGGCACGCCCGACATTGTCATGCCAAGCCGAAAGATCGCCATATTTGTGCATGGCTGCTTTTGGCACGCTCACAAGGAATGCAAGTATTTTAAAATTCCGGCTACGCGGCCTGACTTCTGGGTTGAGAAACTGCAAGCCAATGTCGATCGAGACCAACGAGCCTTTGATGCGCTAACAGCCATGGGTTGGCGGGTTTTGTGTGTTTGGGAATGTGCCACTCGCGATCGAGAGACAGTCAAAACATTGTCCGACAGAATCACAGCGTGGATCAACCAAGACACCCCGTGCGGGGAAATTGGTCGAGGGTGAGTAAGCCACCGAATCGTTTTTCTTATGTCAATGGCTTACTCTTCACGGGAAGCTAAGAATTTATAGATAACCTTTGCTATTTTTCGCGCCAATAAAGGAGGGACCGCATTTCCGATCTGTCCATACTGCTCTGTCCTGTTTCCTTCAAAGAAGTAATTATCCGGGAATGTTTGCAATCTTGCCGCCTCACGAACCGTGAGGCTTCGGCATTGGGCAGGATCAGGATGTATGTAGTAATGGCCATCCTTTTTGATGTGGGCCACAACTGTAGATGAAGGCGCACCGCCAAGCTGGACCCTAAATCGATCTGCAAAAGGAATGCTCTCCTTTTCGGCATTCATATGGTCAGGCATAAGTTTGGGTGGGAAGTCATACAGTGTAGGCGCATAACCTCTTTCTTTTGCGAAACAAGCCGCAAATAGATAGCGATGCAAATCCGAGCGCATATGGCTACGCGTTTCGTGTTGTAGCACTCCACCTAGCCGGCTATCGAGATACCAAGAGCGCAATTCTTTGGGCATTTCTACACCAGGAGTCACTACCATAGGGATGAACGTTCCTCCCGAGGATGGTAATTTCTCTGCGGCCTCGACTGCGTTCTTCATCCGCGTTTCAATCTGGGTTCGTAAAGGCAAGCGCCACAAATTCAAACTCAATGGAGCTACTTTCATGACCCCGAGCCACGTCTTGTGCGAATCCGGTTCTTTGGAGATTCGACTACGCAGTGGCGGCAGACCCGACAATGCGGCATTTACGCTCGGCCTTGGAAAGGTTTTTCGCAGCAGGAATCGTCGTGGATTCCTCATAAGTTCTGGTGTAGCCTCAACAACATCGGACCTGATGCCAAACAGAATCACACGGTGGCGGCTTTGTGGGATGCCATAATCGTCCGATTCAATTACGTAATCCCGCGGCTTCAGTTCATTGCCATCCACAACCAAAGAGCGAATCTGATAGCTGAGACCATTTTTGGGCGCGGACAAGTCGGCCAAAATGCGTTCAAAAATCTTGGACTCGCCATGCTTGGAACTAAGCATCCCCTTGACGTTTTCCATGACAAAGACCGATGGCTCAAATTCCTGAATGATCCGAAGATACTCTGTATATAGAAAATGCCTCTTATCGCTCTCAAACGCTTCCGGGTCCTTCCCCCTAAGGCGCGAGCGTCCAGCC is from Janthinobacterium sp. 61 and encodes:
- a CDS encoding DNA cytosine methyltransferase; translated protein: MKKKLMAQRSKIPVIDLFAGPGGLCEGFSSIVDENGFPRFGVKVSIEKDPVAHRTLMLRALFRKFPKGNAPASYYEYVRGGMTREEFLSHPEIKDAAEEASKEARCAELGATPHETIDAWIKEGIGGKRNWVLIGGPPCQAYSMAGRSRLRGKDPEAFESDKRHFLYTEYLRIIQEFEPSVFVMENVKGMLSSKHGESKIFERILADLSAPKNGLSYQIRSLVVDGNELKPRDYVIESDDYGIPQSRHRVILFGIRSDVVEATPELMRNPRRFLLRKTFPRPSVNAALSGLPPLRSRISKEPDSHKTWLGVMKVAPLSLNLWRLPLRTQIETRMKNAVEAAEKLPSSGGTFIPMVVTPGVEMPKELRSWYLDSRLGGVLQHETRSHMRSDLHRYLFAACFAKERGYAPTLYDFPPKLMPDHMNAEKESIPFADRFRVQLGGAPSSTVVAHIKKDGHYYIHPDPAQCRSLTVREAARLQTFPDNYFFEGNRTEQYGQIGNAVPPLLARKIAKVIYKFLASREE
- a CDS encoding very short patch repair endonuclease; translation: MADIVPPSVRSRMMSGIKGKNSQPEMLVRRMLFAAGFRFRLHRRDLPGTPDIVMPSRKIAIFVHGCFWHAHKECKYFKIPATRPDFWVEKLQANVDRDQRAFDALTAMGWRVLCVWECATRDRETVKTLSDRITAWINQDTPCGEIGRG